From one Lemur catta isolate mLemCat1 chromosome 5, mLemCat1.pri, whole genome shotgun sequence genomic stretch:
- the PPID gene encoding peptidyl-prolyl cis-trans isomerase D produces MSHPSPQAKLSNPSNPRVFFDVDIGGERVGRIVLELFADIVPKTAENFRALCTGEKGTGPTTGKPLHFKGCPFHRIIKKFMIQGGDFSNQNGTGGESIYGEKFEDENFYYKHDREGLLSMANAGRNTNGSQFFITTVPTPHLDGKHVVFGQVIKGIGVARILENVEVKGEKPTKLCVIAACGELKEGDDWGIVPKDGSGDSHPDFPEDADIDLKDVDKILLITEDLKNIGNNFFKSQKWEMAIKKYTKVLRYVDGSKAIIEKADRSKLQPVALSCVLNIGACKLKMSNWQGAIDSCLEALEIDPSNTKALYRRAQGWQGLKEYDQALADLKKAQEIAPEDKAIQAELLKVKQKIKAQKDKEKAVYAKMFA; encoded by the exons ATGTCGCACCCTTCACCCCAAGCTAAACTCTCCAACCCCAGTAACCCCCGAGTGTTCTTTGACGTGGACATCGGAGGGGAGCGAG ttgGTCGAATTGTCTTAGAATTGTTTGCAGATATTGTACCCAAAACTGCAGAAAATTTTCGTGCACTATGTACAGGAGAAAAAGGCACTGGACCCACAACAGGGAAACCTCTCCATTTCAAAGGATGCCCTTTCCATCGAA TTATTAAGAAATTTATGATTCAAGGTGGAGACTTCTCAAATCAGAATGGAACAGGTGGAGAAAGTATTTATGGCGAAAAATTTGAAGATGAAAATTTCTATTACAAG CATGATCGAGAGGGTTTATTGAGCATGGCAAATGCAGGCCGAAATACAAATGGTTCTCAGTTCTTTATCACAACAGTTCCAACTCCTCATTTGGATGGGAAACATGTGGTGTTTGGCCAAGTAATTAAAGGAATAGGTGTGGCAAGGATACTGGAAAATGTAGAAGTGAAAGGTGAAAAACCTACCAAA TTGTGCGTTATTGCAGCATGTGGAGAATTGAAGGAAGGGGATGATTGGGGAATAGTCCCAAAAGATGGTTCTGGCGACAGTCATCCAGATTTCCCTGAGGATGCGGATATTGATTTAAAAGAT gtagataaaattttattaataacagaagacttaaaaaacattggaaataattttttcaagtcCCAGAAGTGGGAGATGGCCATTAAAAAATATACGAAAGttttaag GTATGTGGATGGTTCAAAGGCTATTATTGAGAAAGCAGACAGATCTAAGCTGCAACCTGTAGCTTTAAGCTGTGTACTGAATATTGGTGCTTGTAAACTGAAGATGTCAAATTGGCAGGGAGCAATTGACAGTTGTTTGGAG gCCCTTGAAATAGACCCATCAAATACCAAAGCTCTGTATCGCAGAGCTCAAGGATGGCAAGGATTAAAAGAATATGATCAAGCATTG GCAGATCTTAAGAAAGCTCAGGAGATAGCACCAGAAGATAAAG CTATCCAGGCAGAGTTGCTGAAAGTCAAACAGAAGataaaggcacagaaagataaagagaaggCAGTATATGCAAAAATGTTTGCTTAA